Within Borrelia puertoricensis, the genomic segment GCTTGCGATAACTGATGATAATGTTGGCAAAGTTAAAGGCTACAGGACTTATACTGATTCTGAGTTTTATAATTTACTTGAAAGCTTAGGTGCAGATAGGACCAAAGAAATTATAACATTTTATTTAGAGGTTGTTAACATTCAGGAATCATTTGAAAGGGCTATTAAAAATGTTAAGGACGCTACGTCAAGAGGCAAATTACAAAATAACCTTAATCAACGCAAGAATCAGTATCAGTTGCATTTAAAAGGGTTATTTGATAGTGATAATTTTGATGATATATATAATAATATTATAGGTGATAATTATTTTTCTGAATTGATTAAATTTAAAGACGAGATTACAAAAGTTGAAGGTGGTTTGGATGTATACGCATGGCTGTCTGATGATGAGCGGGTTGTAATTGATAAGATACGAGACATAGTAACTAATCCTTTGATTGGTAAACATGAAGGTTATAGGACGTATACTGAGATTGAGTTTAATGATTTATTAAATAAGTTAGGTGATAATAGAATTCTTGCAATGATATTGGTTTATCTAGAGGATCAAAGAAACCAAGATGCGGCATTGGTAAAAGCTTTAGCAGCGATTGATAATGTTGATGATGCTGACTTGAGAGAGCAATTACGAGGGAAAATTAATGATGAGAGAAATAACTATGAATTACATTTGAAAAAATTATTTGATGAATTTTTTCCCGATTTTTTGTATTTAAGCTTTATGCAGAATGTTCATTATTATGGTAAGTTTGTTTTAATTAAAAACGCAGCTGAACGTATTATAGCGTTTAAAAAGCTATAATGCTGTTGATTTTGAGAGCTTACTTGGGAGTTTAGGTGCTACTAGGATTGAAAGGATTATAGACTTTCCATGCAAAAATATTTAAGTACTAAATTATGCTTGAATTACTGTAGAAAAGATTTCAGAAAGGCAATTTCAAATATTGAGAGATAGATTGACGGTGCAAGAAGATGCTAAGATCCTTTTATCAGATTAAGTAAACTAATACTTAAGAAGAGTAATTAAGCCTTAGATGTTAATTCTAGGGCTTCTTGTTTTAATTTATGTAGGTAAAAAATGTTAAAAATTAATATTTAAGAATTAATCTTTAAGGTAAGTTTGTGGTGAACGTTTGGAGATTAGATAGTATTAATATAATATAATTATATTAGGTTTTATATGGTAATAATTTCATTTAAGCTTAAAAAGGAGATATTTAATGATTAAGGAAGTATGTCATAATGTTTTATTAATTTTATTGCTAGTTGTAAGTTGTGGTTTGAAATCTTTAGACAAACCCCAGGGGGATTTACATGGAACTATCCATGGTAATGGTTTTGGAATAAAACCAAGGCATAGTCTTGATGAATTGCTAAATCCATCTGGAATATTGAGTAAAGAACAAGCAGCAGTGCGGACTATACGAAGTATAGTCACTAATCCTAATATTGGTAGTGGTAAAAATTACAGGACGTATACTGATTCTGAGTTTTCTAGTTTGTTAAATAATTTAGGTATTGCTAAGGTTGAGGAAATGATAACAGTTTATTTAGAGATTCAAAAAAAGCAAGAAGAGGCTGTGGTATCTGTCAAGGATATTCATGTGGATCCATTTTCAGGGAATCTTCTAGTGAGGTTAGATAATTACAAAAAAGACTATCAGGTGCATTTAAAAGGGTTATTTAATGAGTTAATTCATAATGATGTGTATGTTAATGTTATAGGTGATGATTATGTTACTAAGTTTATTGAGGTTATAGATGATGCTAAATCCCTTAAAGAGATTGCAAAGTTTTTAGCAGATAAAGAAGGTGTTCCTATGGATGAATCGTCAGTAATGCGGTATATATCAGCTGCAGTGACGAATCCTGTGATTGGTAAGAGAGAAGGTTACAAGACTTATGAGAGTCCTGAGGAAATTTTTCTCTTGTTAGGTAAGTTAGGTTTTGATAAGCTTAAACAAATTGCAGGAGTTCATTTAAATTCTGTTAAGGCACAATCAGAAGCTTTAGATGCTATAGATGCTATAGATGTTATTAGATATAAACATTTAAAACAGCAGGTACAAAAAAAATTCGATACTTTTAATGCTGCTTACTCATTGCATATTAAAGAGGCGTTTAGTAAGTCTTCTCTTGATAATATTTATAGAGCAGCTATTGTAAATGTTAATTACGATGCTGAGTTTAATCTTATTAAAAATGAGGCAACTGTTCCTGCAAATCCTTAATAATAGATAAGCCTTAGGTTAAAATCTAAGGCTTTGGTTTTTAATTTATTTAATTTTAATTTAGACATGTAAAATATTAATCATTTTCATTAGTATATTTTATTTAATATTTGTCTTTATTTGTAGTACTATGATTATAGTAACATATTCTATTACAATAGACATTATTTATTGCTCTTCTTATAATATGTTAATTGTTGTTTACCTTGTCTTAAATGAGGTTTTGTTATGTGTGAAGTAATCGATGAAGTTTTTTCTAAAAAAATGCTTGATATGCTTAATATGGGCAAACTTAAAACTTTAAGCATATCTGTTAATAATTTTCCCGATGAGAGTCATGGTAGTATTTTAAGTATTTCTAATAATTCTGTTAAATTAAAGTTTAAGAAGGAACTTGTTGAACATAATTTGAAAAAATATATTGATGATTTTACAAAATTTTCAGGATCATCAGAAAATAATTTTTATGTTTTTACTGGTGATGATCTGGAGAGACTAGGATTATTGCTTTATCCTTATCTCTCATTTGGTATTTTAAATGGTGGTTCTGCGACTAGTTATTTTGATATACTGAAAAATAACGATTTTAATGAGGAATTGTATTCTTTATATGCAGATAAAATATTTGAAGCTAGGAGGTTGTTTGGGCATTTGCCAAAGGGAATAACACCTGCATATGTTAATAGTGATGGTAGTTATGGATTTTCATTTTTAGCATTAAAAATGCGACATCTTTTAGTTCTTTCTAAGAGATATTGTGAGCTTTATGGTGAGAGTATTAAGCCTTCGATTTTTCAGATGACAAGTTTTAGGACTTATAAACCGATTTTTAATTTTTTAGATAATATTTTTGATGATAATTTGATTAAAGATTTAAATTCTTGTGGTTTGCAAAGTTCAGATATTTTGACAGCGATTCAGCCTT encodes:
- a CDS encoding BTA121 domain-containing protein surface lipoprotein, whose product is MKLSHFSSFLVLIFLLLLVINCDLKFQGSTGFEENLTIKKHIRKLDKFGGEYALRMIATGEDLDIKLNNLLDKFGVFGKERESIAYIRLAITDDNVGKVKGYRTYTDSEFYNLLESLGADRTKEIITFYLEVVNIQESFERAIKNVKDATSRGKLQNNLNQRKNQYQLHLKGLFDSDNFDDIYNNIIGDNYFSELIKFKDEITKVEGGLDVYAWLSDDERVVIDKIRDIVTNPLIGKHEGYRTYTEIEFNDLLNKLGDNRILAMILVYLEDQRNQDAALVKALAAIDNVDDADLREQLRGKINDERNNYELHLKKLFDEFFPDFLYLSFMQNVHYYGKFVLIKNAAERIIAFKKL
- a CDS encoding BTA121 domain-containing protein surface lipoprotein, whose amino-acid sequence is MIKEVCHNVLLILLLVVSCGLKSLDKPQGDLHGTIHGNGFGIKPRHSLDELLNPSGILSKEQAAVRTIRSIVTNPNIGSGKNYRTYTDSEFSSLLNNLGIAKVEEMITVYLEIQKKQEEAVVSVKDIHVDPFSGNLLVRLDNYKKDYQVHLKGLFNELIHNDVYVNVIGDDYVTKFIEVIDDAKSLKEIAKFLADKEGVPMDESSVMRYISAAVTNPVIGKREGYKTYESPEEIFLLLGKLGFDKLKQIAGVHLNSVKAQSEALDAIDAIDVIRYKHLKQQVQKKFDTFNAAYSLHIKEAFSKSSLDNIYRAAIVNVNYDAEFNLIKNEATVPANP